In a single window of the Olivibacter sp. SDN3 genome:
- a CDS encoding enoyl-CoA hydratase/isomerase family protein, whose protein sequence is MNYQHLLTVIASNILRVTINREQKLNALNKETLMELHDVLTKALSDTEVRGIILTGTGEKAFVAGADIREFSDFNSAEGRDLASDGQRKVFDLIHHAEKPIIAAINGFALGGGLELALACHIRVASHMARMGLPEVSLGLIPGYGGTQRLTQLVGRGNALEIILTGNMINAEKALQIGLVNHVVPADEVITKAEDILVDILLRSPNAVAAAIRAVNASLIDGQDGFSTEIEEFGNCFGTADFKEGVSAFLEKRTPVFNKK, encoded by the coding sequence ATGAACTATCAACATTTATTGACGGTAATAGCGAGTAATATATTAAGGGTAACCATTAATCGGGAGCAAAAGCTCAATGCTTTAAATAAAGAAACATTAATGGAACTGCACGACGTGTTAACCAAAGCCTTGTCGGATACGGAGGTAAGGGGAATAATCTTGACTGGCACGGGAGAGAAAGCTTTCGTTGCCGGGGCGGATATCCGGGAGTTTTCTGATTTTAATTCAGCTGAAGGAAGAGACTTGGCAAGTGATGGGCAAAGGAAGGTCTTTGATCTTATCCATCATGCAGAAAAGCCAATTATTGCTGCAATTAATGGTTTTGCTTTAGGCGGAGGCTTGGAACTCGCGTTGGCGTGTCATATCCGGGTGGCCAGCCATATGGCAAGAATGGGGTTGCCTGAGGTTTCGTTGGGCCTGATTCCGGGATATGGAGGAACGCAACGCTTGACACAATTGGTTGGTCGTGGAAATGCGCTGGAAATTATTCTAACGGGCAATATGATCAATGCGGAGAAAGCACTGCAGATAGGTTTGGTAAACCATGTTGTGCCGGCAGATGAAGTCATTACAAAAGCGGAAGATATTCTCGTTGATATATTGCTTCGTTCACCAAATGCCGTAGCAGCAGCAATCCGGGCGGTAAACGCCTCGCTTATTGATGGGCAGGATGGTTTTAGCACAGAAATTGAAGAATTTGGTAACTGTTTTGGTACCGCTGATTTTAAAGAAGGTGTTTCCGCATTTCTGGAAAAGCGAACACCGGTCTTCAATAAAAAATAA
- a CDS encoding YtxH domain-containing protein has product MNDNGKVVAALLTGLAAGAALGILFAPEKGSDTRDKLSDSLKDLGDAIKERTAEQVEQFNDLKERVVSTVKSKVKKGEAEIEEALEEHA; this is encoded by the coding sequence ATGAACGATAATGGAAAAGTAGTTGCTGCTTTGCTAACAGGGTTGGCCGCAGGCGCCGCGCTAGGTATTTTATTTGCGCCTGAAAAGGGATCTGATACTAGAGATAAGTTAAGTGACTCCCTGAAGGATTTAGGAGATGCTATAAAAGAGCGTACAGCAGAACAGGTGGAACAGTTCAATGATCTAAAGGAGCGTGTGGTATCTACTGTTAAGTCGAAAGTAAAAAAAGGAGAAGCTGAAATTGAAGAAGCTCTTGAAGAGCACGCTTGA
- a CDS encoding ATP-binding protein, translating into MQFKDIIGQEKVKAHLIRTVQENRVSHAQLFLGPEGSGSLALALAYAQYINCEQKEADDSCGQCSACRKYAKLIHPDLHFSYPFFAAHKEDTASTFIEQWRTTFLSNPYLGMETWRACFDAGNKQANINIAECHHIIQKLSLKAFEAPYKVLIMWLPEYLDKEGNTLLKLIEEPPPGTLFLLVAQNQDQLLNTIISRTQLVKVNALDRESLINYLVHRKELSVDKARQLSYISGGNMQLVLAQLTEENSSNHFDLLVQWLRLCFGAKVLDILSLVDDNLSKLGRENQKSFLLYAIHIMREVILYKEGVAELVHLPDAEMTFVERFSPLYSTEKLEACVRIFEKTGYHIERNANPKILFLDVSLQLVLLFKH; encoded by the coding sequence ATGCAATTTAAAGATATAATTGGGCAGGAAAAGGTGAAAGCACACTTAATACGTACGGTGCAAGAGAATCGGGTCAGTCATGCACAACTCTTTTTGGGACCGGAGGGGAGCGGTAGTTTAGCTTTAGCTTTAGCTTATGCGCAGTACATAAACTGCGAGCAAAAAGAGGCTGATGATAGCTGCGGACAATGTAGCGCTTGTAGAAAATATGCAAAACTGATTCACCCCGATCTACATTTTTCCTATCCTTTTTTTGCTGCGCATAAAGAAGATACAGCAAGTACTTTTATAGAACAGTGGCGAACGACTTTTCTGTCTAATCCATATTTAGGAATGGAAACATGGAGAGCCTGTTTTGATGCCGGTAATAAACAGGCTAATATTAATATAGCCGAATGTCATCACATCATTCAGAAATTAAGTTTGAAGGCGTTCGAAGCTCCTTACAAGGTGTTGATTATGTGGTTACCTGAATATCTGGATAAAGAAGGTAATACATTGCTGAAACTTATTGAAGAACCACCTCCCGGAACCTTGTTTCTTTTAGTCGCACAAAATCAGGATCAGCTGCTCAATACCATTATTTCAAGAACTCAGCTGGTCAAGGTGAATGCGTTGGATCGGGAGTCTTTGATTAACTACCTTGTTCACCGAAAAGAATTATCGGTTGATAAGGCCAGGCAGCTGTCTTATATCAGTGGCGGTAATATGCAACTCGTGCTTGCACAGCTTACCGAAGAAAATTCGAGCAACCATTTTGATTTGCTGGTACAATGGTTACGCCTGTGTTTTGGAGCAAAAGTTTTGGATATACTAAGCCTGGTAGATGATAATTTATCAAAATTAGGCCGTGAAAATCAAAAAAGTTTTTTACTTTACGCTATCCATATCATGCGGGAAGTTATCCTTTATAAAGAAGGAGTAGCCGAATTGGTACATCTTCCGGATGCTGAAATGACCTTTGTTGAGCGGTTCAGTCCACTTTACAGTACAGAAAAGTTGGAAGCATGTGTGCGTATTTTTGAAAAGACGGGTTATCATATAGAACGAAATGCAAATCCTAAAATCTTATTTTTAGATGTATCTTTGCAATTAGTTTTATTATTTAAACACTAA
- a CDS encoding regulatory iron-sulfur-containing complex subunit RicT, whose translation MGCDNCSSGGGCAPAGCQSNGSCMTNGCNKLDVYDWLNHMDMPANYIPFNVVEVRFKGSKKDFYINSENLYLEMGEPVAVETATGGYDVGFVSLTGELVRLQLKKNKLEPSAIEKRIFRKATANDMDKYQAAKDLEWETMHRARKLALDLGLSMKLSDVDYQGDKTKATFYYTAEGRVDFRELIKKMAEAFRIRIEMRQIGMRQEASRLGGIGSCGRELCCSTWLTDFKTVSTAAARYQNLSLNTLKLAGQCGKLKCCLNYELDTYMDALRDIPNDIERLETKRGVARLQKTDIFKRMMWFSYPDDENWIPLLIDRVKEIAHGNKEGFKPEDLIEIQEEEIKEEVKTVKYDYENVVGQDSLTRLDEKNKKKKRSSGRKRNKNKQQSTDGKAVQKLNDGQGKVEKGQRRPKAEDSGVKKGAGKTAEEGKPKNNRRRYRGKKGNVNKDSNTNNGNNGGKP comes from the coding sequence ATGGGATGTGATAATTGCTCATCCGGAGGTGGGTGTGCGCCCGCCGGTTGCCAAAGCAATGGGTCGTGTATGACCAACGGATGTAATAAATTGGATGTTTACGACTGGCTGAATCATATGGATATGCCAGCAAACTATATACCTTTTAACGTCGTAGAAGTAAGGTTTAAAGGCTCTAAGAAGGATTTTTATATAAATTCAGAAAATCTTTACTTGGAGATGGGAGAGCCGGTGGCCGTTGAAACAGCTACCGGAGGATATGATGTTGGTTTTGTTTCCCTAACAGGAGAGCTTGTGCGGTTACAATTGAAAAAAAACAAGCTAGAACCCTCTGCTATTGAAAAGAGGATTTTTAGAAAAGCGACGGCTAATGATATGGATAAATATCAAGCAGCAAAAGATCTTGAATGGGAAACGATGCATCGTGCACGTAAATTAGCGCTGGATCTTGGGCTTTCTATGAAGCTAAGTGATGTAGACTATCAGGGAGACAAAACGAAAGCTACTTTTTATTATACCGCTGAAGGGCGTGTGGACTTTAGAGAATTGATCAAAAAGATGGCAGAGGCCTTCAGAATCAGAATAGAAATGCGACAAATAGGTATGCGGCAGGAAGCCAGTCGATTGGGAGGGATCGGTTCCTGTGGTAGGGAGCTCTGTTGTTCTACTTGGCTTACTGATTTTAAGACCGTATCAACAGCCGCGGCGAGATATCAAAACCTATCATTGAATACGTTAAAATTAGCGGGGCAATGTGGAAAGCTGAAGTGCTGTCTCAATTATGAGCTGGACACCTATATGGATGCGTTGAGGGACATTCCCAATGATATTGAAAGGCTAGAAACAAAAAGAGGGGTAGCGAGATTACAGAAGACAGATATCTTTAAACGCATGATGTGGTTCTCCTATCCGGATGACGAAAATTGGATTCCATTGTTGATAGACCGCGTGAAAGAAATTGCGCATGGAAATAAAGAAGGGTTTAAGCCGGAAGACCTGATTGAGATTCAAGAAGAAGAGATCAAAGAAGAAGTCAAAACAGTTAAATATGACTACGAGAATGTAGTGGGGCAGGATAGTTTAACGCGTTTAGATGAAAAGAATAAAAAGAAGAAACGTTCTTCAGGAAGAAAAAGAAATAAAAATAAACAACAATCTACTGACGGAAAAGCAGTTCAAAAGTTGAATGACGGCCAGGGAAAAGTCGAAAAAGGACAGAGAAGACCGAAAGCTGAAGACAGTGGTGTAAAAAAAGGTGCTGGTAAAACAGCAGAGGAAGGTAAACCAAAAAATAATAGAAGACGTTACAGAGGAAAGAAGGGAAACGTCAATAAAGATAGTAATACGAATAATGGTAATAATGGTGGAAAGCCTTAG
- the secG gene encoding preprotein translocase subunit SecG, with protein MYTLFIVLTILACVLLVFVVLIQNPKGGGLASNFAGSNNLMGVQRTGDILEKGTWVLVVSIMVFSLLINITNPGMSSGSNKGIDLQRQITPTTSPSAPLQSPATPTPVAPQEQPAATDSTN; from the coding sequence ATGTATACATTATTTATCGTACTTACCATTTTAGCCTGTGTGCTCTTGGTATTTGTAGTTTTAATCCAGAACCCAAAAGGAGGGGGCCTTGCTTCTAATTTTGCAGGTTCAAATAACCTGATGGGGGTGCAACGCACTGGCGATATTTTAGAAAAGGGAACCTGGGTGTTGGTGGTTTCTATTATGGTTTTTTCCCTCTTGATCAATATAACGAATCCAGGAATGAGCTCGGGTTCAAATAAAGGGATTGATCTGCAACGTCAAATCACGCCAACAACAAGCCCCAGTGCTCCTTTACAATCTCCTGCTACCCCTACTCCAGTAGCTCCACAGGAACAACCAGCAGCAACTGATTCGACCAATTAA
- a CDS encoding AI-2E family transporter: protein MSAALFDQKQRNNITLIIIIILGAFILFSLSGIFGALLATLVMYTIFRPVNIFLIERWKWRKSLSATFIIIGSFFIIVFPFYGLINMIAKKVIALTRDPEKIQQTINEINKFMGDKLQQPDLIADNLQKGVSYAGNLLTSILGGAANLLLELTVMYFLLYFLFVGYREFEKGLLRYSPFRDENAIRFGIELRNITYSNVLGQGFIALIQGGAVALGYWMFDFADPLFWGVICVILSFIPLVGAPLVFVPACIIKFIDGDTFNAVAMLLWGFILVTNIDNVLRLVIAKRVGDIHPIITIIGVIIGIPMFGIMGLVFGPLLLSYFLITVKIYETNRLAEVRFNKNNSGD, encoded by the coding sequence ATGTCGGCAGCTTTATTTGATCAAAAACAGCGTAATAATATCACGCTTATTATTATCATTATTCTTGGGGCTTTTATTCTTTTTTCTTTAAGTGGAATTTTTGGTGCGCTTTTGGCAACACTGGTGATGTATACGATTTTTAGACCAGTGAACATTTTCTTAATTGAACGGTGGAAATGGCGCAAATCATTGTCGGCCACTTTTATTATAATTGGGTCCTTCTTTATTATTGTCTTTCCCTTCTATGGACTCATTAATATGATAGCCAAGAAAGTAATCGCGTTAACCAGAGATCCTGAGAAAATTCAACAGACCATAAATGAGATCAATAAGTTTATGGGAGACAAATTACAGCAGCCGGACCTTATTGCAGACAATTTACAAAAAGGGGTATCTTATGCTGGAAACTTACTTACTTCCATTCTTGGGGGAGCTGCCAATTTATTGCTGGAGCTTACAGTAATGTACTTCTTGCTATACTTTTTATTTGTTGGTTATCGTGAATTCGAAAAAGGACTTTTACGCTATTCTCCTTTTCGGGATGAAAATGCCATTCGTTTCGGTATTGAGCTCCGGAACATTACGTATTCGAATGTGTTGGGGCAAGGGTTTATTGCGTTAATTCAAGGAGGAGCCGTAGCTTTGGGTTACTGGATGTTTGATTTTGCAGATCCTTTATTCTGGGGAGTAATATGTGTTATTCTTTCGTTTATCCCGCTTGTTGGCGCACCTTTGGTTTTTGTGCCTGCCTGCATCATTAAGTTTATAGATGGTGATACGTTTAATGCGGTGGCGATGCTATTGTGGGGATTTATTTTGGTAACGAATATAGACAATGTACTTCGGTTAGTTATTGCAAAGAGAGTAGGGGATATACACCCGATTATAACGATTATAGGCGTGATTATAGGGATCCCGATGTTTGGTATAATGGGATTAGTGTTTGGTCCCTTGCTGTTGTCTTATTTTCTTATTACAGTGAAAATATACGAAACAAATCGTTTGGCAGAAGTGCGTTTTAACAAAAATAATTCGGGAGACTAA
- a CDS encoding gliding motility lipoprotein GldH, with translation MIIVSVMGGCSDQALLDEFKAIPNQSWNYSDIPTFDVQVKDKDRAYKLKINVRITADYRYANLFLLVHQKGPGMEESLTKRVELKVADKDGRWLGKGAGSLYSYQIAYDNNYLFPDTGTYAFRLEQNMRDNPLKGISDIGFCVEPRNVPK, from the coding sequence ATGATTATTGTTTCCGTGATGGGTGGCTGTAGCGATCAAGCGCTGCTGGATGAGTTTAAGGCTATTCCAAACCAATCATGGAACTATAGTGATATACCGACGTTTGATGTTCAGGTAAAGGATAAAGATCGAGCTTACAAGCTAAAAATAAATGTTAGAATAACTGCTGATTATCGATATGCCAATCTCTTTTTACTTGTCCATCAGAAAGGGCCAGGGATGGAGGAGTCGTTAACCAAAAGGGTGGAACTTAAAGTAGCGGATAAGGACGGTAGGTGGCTGGGTAAGGGAGCAGGTAGTTTGTATAGTTACCAAATAGCCTATGACAATAATTATTTATTTCCTGATACGGGAACCTATGCATTTAGGTTAGAGCAGAACATGCGAGATAATCCATTAAAAGGGATTAGCGATATCGGCTTTTGTGTGGAACCGCGGAATGTGCCTAAATAG
- a CDS encoding murein L,D-transpeptidase catalytic domain family protein yields MKLKKSIVLPCLIFSVLALIVSISWRSINRTEFPTTNTSPIEKKKALSALSFVSYKFETIFDQQHANVPVLDSSVFKQAYIGYLNLREQGKTTSSILTIADLSLHSREPRLWIIDVEKDSILLNTYVSHGRGSGLAEAKSFSNRSNSNQSSLGFYLTGETYQGKHGRSLRLDGLDRGFNSNARSRAIVMHGAWYVGPNILKGQDRMGVSQGCPAVSEVLKDKIIDLIKDRSVLYIYGKSSAYQSALLNEQPITRSLMAMASSINEDETGQTMLGDSSALLADEGNLL; encoded by the coding sequence ATGAAGTTAAAGAAAAGTATTGTATTACCTTGTCTTATTTTTTCAGTTTTAGCATTAATTGTTAGCATTAGTTGGCGTTCTATCAACCGAACCGAATTTCCAACAACAAATACATCTCCGATAGAAAAGAAAAAAGCCTTAAGTGCTCTTTCTTTTGTTAGCTATAAATTTGAAACGATATTTGACCAGCAACATGCAAATGTTCCTGTTTTAGACAGCAGTGTATTTAAACAAGCATATATCGGTTACTTAAATTTACGGGAGCAAGGTAAAACTACTTCTTCTATTCTGACCATTGCAGATCTAAGTTTACATAGTAGGGAACCTCGTTTATGGATTATTGATGTTGAAAAAGATAGTATTTTACTGAACACCTATGTTTCGCATGGCCGCGGCAGTGGTCTAGCTGAAGCCAAAAGCTTTTCGAACAGGTCGAATTCCAACCAAAGCAGTTTAGGTTTTTATCTTACGGGAGAAACATATCAGGGAAAACACGGGCGTTCTCTTCGTTTAGATGGCTTAGATAGGGGCTTTAACTCCAACGCTCGTTCGAGGGCTATTGTCATGCACGGTGCATGGTATGTAGGTCCAAACATTTTGAAGGGACAAGATCGTATGGGAGTGAGCCAAGGCTGCCCTGCGGTTTCCGAGGTATTAAAAGACAAAATCATTGATCTTATCAAAGATCGTTCTGTTTTGTACATCTATGGCAAATCAAGTGCTTATCAATCTGCTTTGCTAAATGAACAACCGATAACGCGTAGTTTAATGGCGATGGCCTCCTCTATCAATGAAGATGAAACAGGCCAAACAATGCTTGGCGATTCTTCTGCCTTGTTGGCTGACGAGGGTAACTTACTTTAA
- a CDS encoding L,D-transpeptidase family protein, producing the protein MNRKTFGQPYSIFAILFFLLIAVLFNGCVKPRTPIAEIFVRSTSNSVYKELNDDSLRIHLQRTLQANYNQFKNPRYLMGFYASADFQPILLKQFYPDSSVFYFINYLEKVKEHGFSLKDIGSRRLRKSVEDLSDKHVVTAIDEAYQQLVWTELLFAEALTNYSIALQYGVLHPMRVLPRYYIETKRPDSLSFHQVLSTDNLVRHLDSIQPDMPMYKMLQQALVGAEHKESSLGNEEQSVSDKMTLIANLERLRWKQERDSSWAVFVNIPAYHLSVVKDRKAIVSMKVVVGKAGGQETPVLRSLIQSVQVNPVWNIPASIASNEILAHAQTDKFYLRNNGIDVFYKGKKMEAADSIDWSGYDKEHLPFTFKQQPGRTNALGQIKFLFKNGSSVYLHDTPAKGAFGRATRAASHGCVRVEKPLVLAQAIFGEGAKYDTIAREMGRDDPHAKTIHLDPKVEVVLDYATSKLDEQGQLVFYPDIYKLDTIVYQALK; encoded by the coding sequence ATGAATAGAAAAACATTTGGTCAGCCATATAGTATATTTGCTATCCTGTTTTTTCTGCTAATTGCCGTATTGTTTAATGGCTGTGTCAAACCCAGAACACCTATTGCAGAAATTTTTGTGAGGTCAACCAGTAACAGTGTGTATAAGGAGCTGAATGACGATTCGCTAAGGATACACCTCCAGCGTACCCTTCAAGCAAATTATAATCAGTTTAAAAACCCTAGATATTTGATGGGTTTTTACGCTAGCGCGGATTTTCAACCGATTCTTTTAAAGCAGTTTTACCCAGACTCCTCCGTGTTTTATTTCATCAACTACTTAGAAAAGGTTAAAGAACATGGTTTCTCGCTCAAAGATATTGGGTCTAGGAGACTGAGAAAATCCGTTGAAGATCTTTCGGATAAGCATGTGGTTACAGCTATTGATGAAGCTTATCAGCAGCTTGTTTGGACAGAGCTACTCTTTGCTGAAGCATTAACAAATTATAGCATTGCCTTGCAGTATGGTGTGCTCCATCCGATGCGTGTTTTACCTCGGTATTATATCGAAACGAAACGGCCCGATAGTCTCAGCTTTCATCAGGTGCTTAGCACAGATAATTTAGTTCGTCATCTAGATAGTATACAGCCGGATATGCCCATGTATAAAATGTTGCAACAGGCTTTAGTCGGGGCAGAACATAAAGAGAGTTCATTGGGTAATGAAGAGCAATCTGTCTCGGATAAGATGACCCTTATCGCTAACCTGGAGCGCTTACGTTGGAAGCAGGAGCGTGATAGCAGTTGGGCGGTTTTTGTTAATATCCCAGCGTACCATTTGTCTGTTGTGAAAGATCGCAAAGCGATTGTATCGATGAAAGTGGTTGTTGGAAAGGCAGGAGGGCAGGAAACTCCCGTATTACGGAGTTTGATACAGAGTGTACAGGTAAACCCTGTCTGGAATATTCCGGCGAGTATCGCTTCAAACGAGATTTTGGCACATGCACAGACGGATAAATTTTACCTTAGAAACAACGGCATAGATGTTTTTTATAAAGGCAAGAAAATGGAGGCAGCCGATAGTATAGATTGGTCGGGTTACGATAAGGAACATTTACCGTTTACCTTTAAGCAGCAGCCTGGAAGAACCAACGCTTTGGGGCAGATCAAATTTTTATTTAAGAATGGTAGCAGTGTGTATTTGCATGATACACCGGCAAAAGGAGCTTTTGGGCGAGCTACAAGAGCAGCTAGCCATGGCTGCGTAAGAGTTGAAAAACCGTTGGTATTAGCACAAGCGATTTTTGGCGAAGGGGCTAAATATGATACTATTGCGCGTGAAATGGGAAGAGATGACCCGCATGCGAAAACCATTCATTTAGATCCAAAAGTTGAAGTAGTTTTAGATTATGCCACCAGTAAATTGGACGAACAGGGGCAGTTGGTGTTCTACCCGGATATCTACAAGCTGGATACGATAGTTTATCAAGCGTTAAAGTAA
- the groL gene encoding chaperonin GroEL (60 kDa chaperone family; promotes refolding of misfolded polypeptides especially under stressful conditions; forms two stacked rings of heptamers to form a barrel-shaped 14mer; ends can be capped by GroES; misfolded proteins enter the barrel where they are refolded when GroES binds) encodes MSKQVKYNVEARDALKRGVDILANAVKVTLGPKGRNVIIEKKFGSPAITKDGVTVAKEIDLKDALENMGAQMVKEVASKTADQAGDGTTTATVLAQAIVTAGIKNVAAGANPMDLKRGIDKAVTKVVESLQQQSQTVGEDNSKIKQVASISANNDEIIGELIAEAMEKVGKDGVITVEEAKGTETEVKTVEGMQFDRGYLSPYFATNTEKMEAELENPYILIYDKKISNMKELLPILEKQVQTGKPLLIIAEDLDGEALATLVVNKIRGSLKVAAVKAPGFGDRRKAMLEDIAILTGGTVISEERGYKLENAELSYLGQAEKVVVDKDNTTIINGSGEAEQIKARVGQIKAQIETTTSDYDREKLQERLAKLAGGVAVLYVGAATEVEMKEKKDRVDDALHATRAAVEEGIVAGGGVAFIRAIEALENLKGDHEDETTGINIIKRAIEEPLRTICNNAGIEGSIVVQKVKEGSADYGYNARFDKYENLIGAGVIDPTKVSRVALENAASIAAMLLTTECILADEPEEEKAGAAGAPPMGGGMGGMM; translated from the coding sequence ATGTCAAAACAGGTAAAATATAATGTAGAAGCCCGTGATGCTTTAAAAAGAGGTGTTGACATTTTAGCCAACGCCGTGAAGGTAACCTTAGGTCCTAAAGGCCGTAATGTAATTATTGAAAAGAAATTCGGTTCACCTGCTATTACCAAAGATGGTGTTACTGTAGCTAAAGAGATTGACTTGAAAGATGCTCTTGAAAACATGGGCGCTCAGATGGTTAAAGAGGTAGCTTCCAAAACTGCCGATCAAGCGGGAGACGGAACAACCACGGCGACGGTTTTGGCTCAAGCTATTGTTACAGCTGGTATCAAAAATGTAGCAGCGGGAGCTAATCCAATGGATTTAAAACGTGGTATTGACAAAGCTGTCACCAAAGTTGTTGAAAGCTTACAACAGCAATCACAGACAGTAGGTGAAGACAACAGTAAAATCAAACAAGTTGCTTCCATTTCCGCTAACAATGATGAAATAATCGGCGAACTGATTGCCGAGGCGATGGAAAAAGTAGGTAAAGATGGTGTAATTACTGTCGAAGAAGCCAAAGGTACCGAAACAGAAGTTAAAACTGTTGAAGGTATGCAATTTGACCGTGGTTATTTATCACCTTACTTTGCTACCAACACAGAAAAAATGGAAGCAGAATTAGAAAACCCTTACATATTGATTTATGATAAAAAAATCAGCAATATGAAAGAGTTGCTCCCTATTTTGGAAAAACAGGTACAAACCGGCAAACCATTATTGATTATCGCAGAGGATTTAGATGGTGAAGCATTAGCTACCTTGGTAGTTAATAAAATTCGTGGTTCATTGAAAGTGGCAGCAGTTAAAGCTCCAGGTTTTGGCGACCGCCGCAAAGCCATGCTAGAAGACATTGCTATCTTAACCGGAGGTACAGTTATCTCGGAAGAAAGAGGATATAAATTAGAGAATGCTGAACTTTCTTACTTGGGACAGGCTGAAAAAGTAGTTGTTGACAAAGACAACACCACTATTATCAACGGATCTGGTGAGGCTGAACAAATTAAAGCACGTGTTGGTCAGATCAAAGCACAAATTGAAACAACTACATCTGACTACGACCGCGAAAAACTACAAGAACGTCTAGCCAAGTTAGCAGGTGGTGTTGCTGTACTTTACGTAGGTGCCGCAACAGAAGTTGAAATGAAAGAAAAGAAAGATCGTGTGGATGATGCATTACATGCTACACGCGCTGCCGTTGAAGAAGGTATCGTAGCTGGAGGTGGTGTCGCATTTATTCGTGCTATTGAAGCTCTTGAGAATCTTAAAGGTGATCACGAAGACGAAACAACCGGTATCAACATCATTAAACGCGCAATCGAAGAACCATTACGGACTATTTGCAACAACGCCGGTATTGAAGGTTCGATCGTCGTTCAAAAAGTAAAAGAAGGTTCTGCAGACTACGGATATAATGCTCGTTTTGATAAATACGAGAATTTGATCGGTGCTGGGGTAATTGATCCAACTAAAGTGTCACGTGTTGCTTTAGAAAATGCAGCTTCCATTGCCGCGATGTTGTTAACTACTGAATGTATATTAGCCGATGAGCCAGAAGAAGAAAAAGCTGGCGCAGCTGGTGCTCCTCCTATGGGTGGTGGCATGGGCGGCATGATGTAG
- a CDS encoding phage holin family protein: protein MEDKKFSIKGVIQKLKEYVENYTNLAYLKVVAKVSKILPGVVIGIISLLFLFFVVFFLSIAFALFIGELLNSYALGFALTGALFILLILLIILFKNSIKRGVSAICIRTLVSLRNDEDD from the coding sequence ATGGAAGATAAAAAATTTTCAATAAAAGGTGTCATACAAAAGCTGAAAGAATATGTTGAGAATTATACAAATTTAGCTTACCTCAAAGTTGTTGCAAAAGTTTCTAAAATTTTGCCAGGTGTTGTAATTGGTATAATAAGCCTCTTATTTTTATTTTTCGTGGTGTTTTTCCTGAGTATAGCATTTGCGCTCTTTATAGGAGAGCTTTTAAATAGTTACGCTTTAGGCTTCGCACTCACGGGGGCACTCTTCATATTACTGATTTTATTGATTATCCTTTTCAAGAATTCAATTAAGAGAGGTGTTTCGGCTATTTGTATTCGTACCCTCGTAAGCTTACGTAATGATGAAGACGACTAA
- the groES gene encoding co-chaperone GroES, with product MALSIKPIGDRVVVEAAAAEEKTASGIYIPDTAKEKPQRGTIVAVGEGKKDEPITVKVGDEVLYGKYAGTEITYEGKEYLIMRESDIYAVI from the coding sequence ATGGCATTAAGTATTAAACCGATTGGAGACAGAGTAGTGGTAGAAGCCGCTGCTGCTGAAGAAAAAACTGCGTCAGGCATCTACATCCCTGATACTGCTAAAGAAAAACCACAACGTGGAACTATTGTTGCGGTAGGCGAAGGTAAAAAAGATGAGCCTATAACTGTTAAAGTCGGCGATGAAGTTTTGTACGGTAAATACGCCGGCACAGAGATAACCTATGAAGGGAAAGAGTATTTAATTATGCGCGAATCTGATATCTATGCTGTAATCTAG